The Bacillota bacterium LX-D genome has a window encoding:
- a CDS encoding ATP-binding cassette domain-containing protein — protein MNCIELRNVDYIFKGKKILTNINLQIKSGEFITITGHSGSGKSTVLRLLNNLISPTAGEILFKGQNITNYEPTLLRQKISLCFQMPNLFQTTVLENLAFPFLIRKKPVERKLIEQRLGMLNLSPDLLEKEAEKISGGEKQRIALIRSLLFTPEVLLLDEVTSALDEENTLAVEKLIEDLNQRGVTILWVTHNLEQTERLNTRKIKIEHGVLWEGE, from the coding sequence AAGAAAATTTTAACCAATATTAATTTACAAATAAAGTCCGGGGAATTTATTACGATTACAGGACACTCTGGCAGTGGGAAAAGTACTGTACTGCGTCTGCTTAATAATTTGATTTCACCAACTGCTGGAGAAATATTATTTAAAGGCCAAAACATTACCAACTATGAACCTACTCTACTACGGCAAAAAATCAGTTTATGTTTCCAAATGCCTAACTTGTTTCAAACAACTGTTTTAGAAAATTTGGCGTTTCCTTTTTTAATTCGCAAAAAGCCGGTAGAAAGAAAGTTAATCGAACAAAGACTAGGCATGCTAAATCTATCTCCAGATTTACTGGAAAAAGAAGCTGAGAAAATCTCAGGCGGGGAAAAACAAAGAATAGCTTTAATCCGCTCCTTGCTTTTTACGCCGGAAGTTTTGCTACTAGATGAAGTGACTTCGGCTTTAGACGAAGAGAATACTCTAGCCGTAGAAAAGTTAATTGAAGATTTAAATCAAAGAGGCGTAACAATTCTTTGGGTAACTCATAATCTGGAACAAACTGAACGACTAAACACAAGAAAAATCAAAATTGAGCATGGTGTCCTATGGGAGGGAGAATAA
- a CDS encoding DUF47 family protein, translated as MRHNFLENLIPPKYNFFQMLSSQARTTAWGINALFAWVKEPNNENNEKLQQLIRQANETRFAMEKQLIEAFTTPFDRQDIYFISVQMNRILEHASSTSQAITAYLVTPDENIIKMVAELTAGTAAFAEAIEMLEKDALSAQSKIIKIRQAQENINNYYRKGMAHLFGTTDAMYALKYREIYHHIKDAAMYLGMTADTFHKIVVGLA; from the coding sequence ATGAGGCATAATTTTTTAGAAAATTTAATACCCCCTAAATACAATTTTTTTCAGATGTTGAGCAGCCAGGCTAGGACAACAGCCTGGGGCATCAACGCTCTCTTTGCCTGGGTTAAAGAGCCAAATAACGAAAATAACGAAAAGCTACAGCAATTGATACGTCAAGCTAATGAAACCCGTTTTGCTATGGAGAAACAACTAATTGAAGCTTTCACTACTCCTTTTGATCGACAGGATATTTATTTTATTTCCGTGCAAATGAACCGCATTTTAGAACATGCAAGCTCAACCAGCCAAGCTATTACCGCCTATCTTGTAACTCCAGATGAGAATATTATAAAAATGGTTGCAGAATTAACTGCAGGAACCGCTGCTTTTGCTGAAGCTATTGAAATGCTGGAAAAGGATGCCTTAAGTGCCCAAAGCAAAATTATAAAGATCAGACAAGCACAAGAAAACATTAACAACTATTACCGCAAAGGAATGGCTCATTTATTTGGAACAACAGATGCCATGTATGCTTTAAAGTACAGGGAAATATATCACCATATTAAAGATGCGGCCATGTATTTAGGGATGACAGCTGATACTTTTCACAAAATAGTAGTAGGATTAGCCTAG
- a CDS encoding manganese catalase family protein, giving the protein MWIYEKKLEYPVQVLKPDIKMAKYLITQYGGPDGELSASLRYLNQRYSMPTSRAKAILTDIGTEELAHMEIIATMVYKLIKDASPQEMEAAGLGGWYAQHDNGLFWTDANGVPWSAKYVACLGDPVADLHEDMAAEQKARATYENLINLTDDPGVIDVLKFLREREVVHFQRFGETLNHVQEKLNSKKYY; this is encoded by the coding sequence ATGTGGATATATGAAAAGAAATTAGAGTATCCTGTGCAGGTTTTAAAACCCGATATTAAAATGGCTAAATATTTAATTACACAATACGGCGGGCCAGACGGTGAGCTTTCTGCTTCCCTGCGGTATTTGAACCAAAGGTACAGCATGCCAACTAGCAGGGCCAAAGCTATTCTAACTGACATAGGTACAGAAGAATTAGCTCATATGGAAATTATCGCTACTATGGTCTATAAATTAATTAAAGACGCTTCCCCTCAAGAAATGGAAGCAGCCGGACTAGGCGGCTGGTATGCTCAACACGATAACGGTTTATTCTGGACAGACGCTAATGGAGTACCTTGGTCTGCTAAATACGTAGCCTGCCTAGGCGACCCTGTAGCCGATCTGCATGAAGATATGGCTGCTGAACAAAAAGCGAGAGCCACCTATGAAAACTTAATAAATTTAACCGATGACCCAGGAGTAATCGATGTTCTTAAATTTTTAAGAGAAAGGGAAGTTGTCCACTTCCAGCGTTTTGGAGAGACTCTTAACCACGTGCAGGAAAAGTTGAATAGTAAAAAATATTATTAA
- a CDS encoding spore coat protein CotJB gives MRYDQVDALRRIQELEFTAVELTLYLDTHPQEKEPLAMFNKISQELNKAKMAYEDRYGPLLSYGFSPNNGSTWQWTESPWPWEIEY, from the coding sequence ATGAGGTATGATCAAGTTGATGCTTTGCGCAGAATTCAAGAATTAGAATTTACAGCTGTAGAATTAACCCTTTACCTTGACACTCATCCCCAAGAAAAAGAGCCTTTAGCAATGTTTAATAAAATTAGCCAAGAGTTAAACAAAGCTAAAATGGCCTATGAAGACCGCTATGGTCCTTTATTATCTTATGGTTTTTCGCCCAACAACGGCTCTACTTGGCAGTGGACGGAATCACCTTGGCCTTGGGAAATTGAGTACTAG
- a CDS encoding sodium:calcium antiporter, with product MVLSLLIGLALILVSAEVFTNGVEWLGHRLNLSQGAVGSILAAVGTALPETMIPVIAIIFGTGEAAKEIGIGAILGAPFMLATLAFAITGMAALAFKVNGRPRKTMLIESTVMRRDLKFFLTLYSIAILAAFLPSSHKHYIAALLILIYIVYVIITVRSGESLSGEGLNPLYFARRKSSPGLSVILLQVIIALGGIVFGANLFVQGIEMAAVLFNISPFVLAIFIAPIATELPEKFNSVIWVRQGKDTLALGNITGAMVFQSSIIPALGILLTPWELSNLAVISAVLAIVGSSFIYFTLKYKNAIRPTSLVLNGCLYIIFILVVSAIN from the coding sequence ATGGTTTTAAGTTTACTAATTGGGTTAGCCTTAATTTTAGTATCTGCTGAAGTTTTTACTAATGGTGTTGAATGGCTTGGACATAGATTAAACCTATCCCAAGGTGCTGTAGGGAGTATTTTAGCAGCTGTGGGGACGGCTTTGCCTGAAACAATGATTCCTGTCATTGCGATTATTTTTGGTACTGGAGAGGCGGCTAAGGAAATAGGCATAGGTGCGATATTAGGGGCTCCTTTTATGTTAGCTACTCTAGCATTTGCTATTACTGGTATGGCTGCTCTAGCTTTTAAAGTCAATGGAAGACCAAGAAAAACTATGTTAATTGAAAGTACCGTTATGCGCAGGGATTTAAAATTTTTCTTAACTCTTTATTCCATAGCTATTCTGGCAGCATTTTTGCCTTCAAGTCATAAACATTATATTGCTGCGTTACTTATACTTATTTATATTGTATACGTGATTATAACTGTTAGAAGCGGAGAATCATTAAGCGGCGAAGGTTTAAATCCCTTGTATTTTGCTAGAAGAAAGAGCAGTCCCGGTTTATCTGTCATTTTGCTTCAGGTGATAATAGCTTTAGGCGGAATTGTTTTTGGAGCCAATTTGTTTGTTCAGGGCATTGAAATGGCAGCAGTCCTATTTAATATTTCACCTTTTGTTTTAGCTATCTTTATTGCCCCAATAGCCACAGAACTACCAGAAAAGTTTAATAGCGTTATTTGGGTAAGACAGGGTAAAGATACCTTAGCTTTAGGCAATATAACTGGAGCAATGGTTTTCCAAAGTTCCATTATTCCGGCTTTAGGCATCCTGTTGACTCCGTGGGAGCTTTCTAATTTAGCTGTAATCAGTGCTGTTTTAGCTATAGTGGGCTCAAGTTTTATTTATTTTACACTTAAATATAAAAATGCTATTCGTCCAACTTCTTTAGTCCTCAATGGCTGTTTGTATATAATCTTCATTTTAGTTGTAAGTGCTATTAATTAG
- the fetB gene encoding iron export ABC transporter permease subunit FetB: MQLSSLLIASLLITLSLLFSYSQKLKLEKDIIVGVIRAIVQLAIVGYILNIIFGLKSPYFTTFFILTMLYNAALNAAKRGKDISGAFGISFISIGIGAFITLAVLLLADSIHYIPNEIIPISGMIISNAMAAIGLCYRQLSADFKNKHTEIETKLSLGAEPFLSAQNIIQDSIKTGMQPTIDSMRTLGIVSLPGMMTGLILAGTPPLEAIKYQILVTFMMLSCTSVASFTVCYLSYRKFFTSRKQLLLPN; this comes from the coding sequence ATGCAGCTTTCATCTTTATTAATTGCTTCATTACTGATAACTTTATCCTTGCTTTTTTCTTATAGTCAAAAGTTAAAGCTTGAAAAGGACATAATTGTAGGAGTTATCCGAGCAATTGTACAATTAGCGATTGTGGGCTATATCTTAAATATTATTTTTGGACTAAAAAGCCCTTACTTTACTACCTTCTTTATTTTAACTATGCTTTATAATGCAGCTTTAAATGCCGCCAAAAGAGGTAAAGATATTTCAGGTGCCTTTGGAATTTCTTTTATTTCCATTGGGATTGGTGCTTTTATAACTTTAGCTGTATTGCTTTTAGCTGATTCCATTCACTATATTCCCAACGAAATTATCCCCATTAGTGGCATGATCATTAGCAACGCCATGGCTGCCATTGGGCTGTGCTATCGGCAACTAAGTGCAGATTTTAAAAATAAGCACACGGAAATTGAAACAAAACTTTCCTTAGGAGCTGAACCTTTCCTTTCAGCGCAAAATATAATTCAGGACAGCATAAAAACAGGCATGCAGCCAACAATTGACTCCATGCGCACTTTAGGTATTGTGTCTTTGCCAGGGATGATGACGGGTTTAATCTTGGCAGGTACTCCACCCCTGGAAGCTATTAAATATCAAATACTAGTCACCTTTATGATGCTTTCTTGTACTTCCGTAGCTTCCTTCACTGTCTGCTATTTAAGTTACAGAAAATTTTTTACTTCAAGAAAGCAATTGCTGCTTCCTAATTAA
- a CDS encoding spore coat associated protein CotJA, with product MFNKNFSYEDQYSDNDNRQNMQLARAYIPNQKFRKIFSPREALERGTIFSELYDPYHKRGYK from the coding sequence ATGTTTAATAAAAACTTTTCCTATGAAGATCAATATTCAGATAACGACAATAGACAAAACATGCAACTTGCTAGAGCTTATATTCCTAATCAAAAATTCAGAAAAATATTTAGTCCTAGGGAAGCTTTAGAAAGAGGAACTATCTTCTCTGAACTTTATGATCCTTATCACAAAAGGGGGTATAAGTAA
- a CDS encoding inorganic phosphate transporter, translating to MNSNIMIIVIIVVFIALIFALTNGLHDASSVVATMIACGAATPLQAIGLASFFCLLGALLTGNAVANTIAKIVTLPLEPSLLPVLMAAMAGAVVWNLITWHFGLPSSSTHALVGGLIGAVWVSGGPGNVLWGFHELLNGHLTGIMEVCAALIISPLLGFGLALILQTVLSIALRNAEITINSWLKRLQWVMAGLLAYSHGGNDTQKIMGIITLALMAVGLLQEQVVPQWVKWLGGIIMFAGTLFGGWSIMKTLGYGIYDLRPIHSLNSQIASGSAIVLATFLGAPVSTTHVVVGTVLGVGTADRYKMVNWNIGKDILVAWFITIPSVAFVAALCYYPLLWFINLL from the coding sequence ATGAATTCCAACATAATGATAATAGTAATAATTGTAGTTTTTATTGCTCTCATCTTTGCTTTAACCAATGGACTACACGATGCCAGCTCTGTTGTGGCAACAATGATTGCTTGTGGAGCCGCAACTCCACTACAAGCAATTGGTCTTGCCTCTTTTTTTTGTTTACTTGGAGCCCTGTTAACAGGTAATGCTGTAGCAAATACTATTGCTAAGATAGTTACCCTGCCCTTAGAGCCTTCCCTATTGCCTGTGTTAATGGCGGCAATGGCAGGTGCCGTTGTCTGGAACCTAATTACTTGGCATTTCGGGCTTCCCTCCAGTTCAACCCATGCTTTAGTAGGTGGATTAATTGGTGCTGTTTGGGTTTCCGGCGGCCCTGGTAATGTGCTTTGGGGATTTCATGAACTTTTGAACGGCCATCTGACAGGAATTATGGAAGTTTGTGCAGCTTTAATTATCTCCCCTCTTCTCGGTTTTGGGCTAGCCCTAATCTTACAAACAGTCTTAAGCATCGCTTTGCGCAATGCCGAAATTACTATCAACAGTTGGTTGAAAAGACTGCAATGGGTTATGGCCGGGCTCTTAGCCTATAGCCATGGGGGCAATGATACACAAAAAATAATGGGGATTATAACTTTAGCACTAATGGCAGTTGGACTTTTGCAGGAACAAGTCGTTCCCCAATGGGTTAAGTGGTTAGGAGGCATAATTATGTTTGCCGGAACTTTATTTGGCGGCTGGTCAATTATGAAAACATTAGGTTATGGCATTTATGACTTACGTCCCATTCATAGCCTCAATTCGCAAATTGCCTCAGGAAGTGCAATTGTATTAGCTACTTTTCTTGGTGCCCCAGTTTCAACTACTCACGTAGTAGTAGGAACAGTATTAGGCGTAGGCACTGCCGACCGTTATAAAATGGTTAACTGGAATATTGGCAAAGATATTCTGGTAGCTTGGTTCATTACAATTCCATCGGTAGCATTTGTAGCCGCCCTTTGCTATTACCCGCTTTTATGGTTTATTAATCTACTGTAA
- a CDS encoding diguanylate cyclase codes for MDENVFYRVAVDNSSTAYAYYKIIYSADGSAVDYEYIAVNPAFEKLMNLKAADIIGKKSSQVVPGVKRKNHCWMFYLNKLAKGGRNTLNIYFENVRRWCKVYAYSPAQDYFVAEFHDITAELAEDENKLEKIKIEEALQNEQAQLLSLLESIDEPIFVSDLESYEILFANQNVKDIFGSDIVGKKCFQVMEKRDRPCKSCADQVGKWQTYQTFRFEKFNQIAQKHYQITDRIIKWPDGRNVRLEIAVDITEIIKREKEITYLSYHDKLTGLYNRAFLEKELHRLDTEKKLPISLIMGDVNGLKLVNDVFGHQQGDKLLKLIAKILCASCRSQDIIGRWGGDEFVMLLPETPEPIANEICERIKRHCNQYNCAEFSPSISLGYATKDKHNEDINSILTKAEDYMYKHKLLESRSHHNYILASMKKTLYERSCQIEEHADRIVEICKKVGSMMKLSGDQLNDLEVFAMLHDIGKIAIKDSILNKPGKLTEEEWLEMRKHPEIGYRIAQTVPELMPIAKYILAHHERWDGKGYPQGLKGKEIPLLARILAIADAYDAMTEDRPYRKAMSSVEAREELVRNAGTQFDPEILQYFLSILP; via the coding sequence GTGGATGAGAATGTGTTCTATAGAGTAGCAGTGGATAATTCTTCCACAGCCTATGCCTACTATAAAATTATTTATAGTGCTGATGGTTCAGCAGTAGATTATGAATACATAGCAGTAAATCCTGCCTTTGAAAAATTAATGAATTTAAAAGCCGCCGATATTATCGGGAAAAAATCTAGCCAAGTTGTTCCTGGTGTTAAGCGAAAGAATCATTGTTGGATGTTTTACCTGAATAAATTAGCTAAAGGTGGACGCAATACATTAAATATCTATTTTGAAAATGTCCGGCGCTGGTGTAAGGTCTATGCCTACTCCCCTGCGCAGGATTATTTTGTAGCAGAATTCCACGATATTACTGCAGAGTTAGCAGAAGACGAAAATAAATTGGAAAAAATCAAAATAGAAGAGGCGCTGCAAAATGAACAGGCTCAACTATTATCCCTCTTAGAAAGTATTGATGAGCCTATTTTTGTCTCCGACCTAGAGAGCTATGAAATACTTTTTGCCAATCAAAATGTCAAAGATATTTTTGGCTCAGATATAGTTGGCAAAAAATGCTTTCAGGTCATGGAAAAAAGGGATCGCCCATGTAAAAGCTGCGCAGATCAAGTTGGTAAGTGGCAGACTTATCAAACCTTTAGGTTTGAAAAATTTAACCAAATTGCCCAGAAACATTATCAAATTACAGATCGGATCATCAAATGGCCGGATGGAAGGAATGTACGCCTGGAAATTGCTGTAGATATAACAGAAATTATTAAAAGAGAAAAAGAAATTACTTATTTAAGCTACCATGATAAATTAACCGGCCTCTATAACAGAGCTTTTCTGGAAAAAGAATTGCACAGGTTAGATACGGAAAAGAAGCTGCCTATTTCTTTGATTATGGGAGATGTAAATGGATTAAAGCTAGTTAACGATGTATTTGGACACCAGCAAGGAGATAAGCTTTTAAAACTCATTGCTAAAATATTATGTGCCTCCTGCCGCAGCCAAGATATTATTGGCAGATGGGGAGGCGACGAGTTTGTCATGCTTCTGCCTGAAACTCCTGAACCAATAGCAAATGAAATTTGTGAACGTATTAAGCGGCATTGTAACCAATATAATTGTGCAGAATTTTCCCCAAGCATTTCTTTAGGTTATGCCACAAAAGATAAGCATAATGAAGATATTAATAGTATTCTAACTAAAGCTGAAGACTATATGTATAAACACAAGCTCTTAGAAAGCAGAAGTCACCATAATTATATTCTTGCATCTATGAAAAAAACCTTGTATGAGAGGAGCTGTCAAATAGAAGAACATGCCGATAGGATAGTTGAGATCTGCAAAAAAGTGGGTTCTATGATGAAGTTGTCTGGAGATCAGCTTAACGATCTTGAAGTATTTGCCATGCTTCATGATATTGGGAAAATTGCTATTAAGGATAGCATTTTAAATAAGCCAGGGAAGTTGACGGAAGAAGAATGGTTAGAAATGCGCAAGCACCCGGAAATAGGTTATCGGATTGCCCAAACAGTGCCCGAATTAATGCCTATAGCAAAGTATATTTTAGCCCATCATGAAAGATGGGACGGAAAAGGTTACCCTCAGGGTCTCAAAGGAAAGGAAATTCCTCTTTTAGCGCGCATTTTAGCCATTGCCGATGCTTATGATGCTATGACGGAAGACAGGCCTTACCGCAAAGCCATGTCTTCCGTAGAAGCCAGAGAGGAATTAGTAAGAAATGCCGGAACTCAGTTTGACCCGGAAATATTGCAATATTTTTTGAGTATTCTGCCATAG
- a CDS encoding lytic transglycosylase domain-containing protein, which produces MKTSGVTELNRQQVKSSTVSSGAKTQQFNQVFNAALQKGNNQYDYLFQAAGEKWGVSPALLKAVAKAESGFNPNAVSKSGAQGIMQLMPKTARSLGVSNSFDPAESIFGAAKYLSSMLNRYDQNIKLALAAYNAGPGNVQKYGGVPPFAETQKYISKVLSYLDSGSQQAAAQNINVAASPPKYQPAAQVQPQSTPRATVTTEELGAEDSTKQELLWAKMILAEIALSSMLNSEEG; this is translated from the coding sequence ATGAAAACATCTGGAGTAACTGAATTAAATAGACAACAGGTGAAGAGTTCCACTGTTTCCTCTGGGGCTAAGACTCAGCAATTTAATCAGGTTTTCAATGCTGCTTTGCAAAAGGGAAATAATCAATACGATTATTTATTTCAAGCTGCAGGTGAAAAATGGGGCGTTTCACCTGCTTTGCTTAAAGCTGTAGCTAAGGCTGAATCAGGTTTTAATCCTAATGCAGTTTCCAAAAGCGGTGCTCAGGGAATAATGCAGCTTATGCCAAAAACGGCTCGCTCTTTAGGCGTAAGCAATTCATTTGATCCTGCGGAAAGTATTTTTGGAGCCGCCAAGTATTTAAGCTCAATGCTGAATCGTTATGATCAAAATATCAAATTAGCCTTAGCCGCATATAATGCCGGGCCCGGCAATGTCCAAAAATATGGGGGAGTGCCTCCTTTTGCGGAAACCCAAAAATATATTAGTAAAGTGTTGTCTTATTTGGACTCAGGCAGCCAACAAGCTGCTGCTCAAAATATTAACGTTGCTGCTTCCCCTCCCAAGTACCAGCCGGCAGCCCAGGTTCAGCCTCAGAGTACGCCAAGGGCAACTGTTACAACGGAGGAGCTTGGAGCAGAAGATAGTACTAAACAAGAGCTGCTTTGGGCTAAAATGATTTTAGCGGAAATAGCATTATCTTCTATGCTAAATTCAGAAGAAGGGTAA
- a CDS encoding HTH domain-containing protein has translation MVVCAKCGQELALDDVYKVNGRDYCEDCAMSKQTVLKPCDTMAVHSATSTRKQLGLKGTEGLTPRQKAIYEFLKEKEGATVEEIMKKIGASETEIRKELAILRHCELGKAYKKGDQILFVPWDYKTED, from the coding sequence ATGGTAGTTTGTGCTAAATGCGGCCAGGAATTGGCATTAGACGATGTTTATAAAGTTAATGGACGCGATTACTGTGAAGATTGTGCCATGTCCAAACAAACGGTTTTAAAACCTTGTGACACCATGGCTGTACACAGTGCTACCAGTACCAGAAAGCAACTGGGTTTAAAAGGAACCGAAGGACTCACCCCCCGGCAGAAAGCAATTTACGAATTTCTTAAAGAAAAAGAGGGGGCTACCGTTGAAGAAATAATGAAGAAGATTGGAGCTAGTGAAACTGAGATTCGGAAGGAACTGGCTATTTTGCGCCACTGTGAATTGGGTAAAGCCTATAAAAAAGGGGATCAAATTCTCTTTGTTCCTTGGGATTATAAAACAGAAGATTAA
- a CDS encoding Cof-type HAD-IIB family hydrolase has translation MKYKLIAIDIDGTLLTDNLYIEQETIDNIRQATARNVLVTLSTGRVYNSALPFAQKLQLDVPLITCNGAVIKGAKTATKYYEKTIAESCALEVIDYCQANSLDISIYRQDEIFIDEKSINWEIHTYRDWTTPQILTGQEQFQDSIIKFLINAADKQKLAEHSRKLAELFQKDLNFYFYLPDFVEVYAKEATKKNALQFLAAKFNIKREEIIAIGDNYNDLDMIEYAGLGVAMGNSPSELKNIADFVTYSNHENGVNYIFKTFVLQP, from the coding sequence ATGAAATATAAATTAATAGCAATTGATATAGATGGTACATTATTAACTGATAACTTATATATTGAGCAAGAAACAATTGATAATATTCGTCAAGCAACAGCCCGAAATGTACTAGTTACCTTATCTACAGGAAGAGTTTATAATTCTGCACTTCCTTTTGCCCAAAAGCTTCAGTTAGACGTACCCTTAATCACCTGCAACGGAGCAGTGATTAAGGGTGCTAAGACGGCAACAAAGTACTATGAAAAAACAATTGCGGAAAGCTGCGCCCTTGAAGTAATTGATTATTGTCAAGCGAATTCTTTAGATATAAGTATTTACCGGCAAGATGAAATTTTTATAGATGAAAAGAGCATTAATTGGGAAATTCATACTTACCGAGATTGGACAACACCCCAAATTCTAACTGGACAAGAGCAATTTCAGGATTCAATTATTAAATTTTTAATTAATGCTGCTGATAAGCAGAAACTGGCAGAGCACAGTCGCAAGCTAGCGGAACTTTTCCAGAAGGATTTGAATTTTTATTTTTATTTGCCCGATTTTGTTGAAGTGTATGCTAAAGAAGCTACTAAAAAAAATGCTCTTCAATTTTTAGCTGCCAAATTTAATATTAAAAGAGAAGAAATTATTGCCATTGGAGATAATTATAATGACCTAGACATGATTGAGTATGCAGGTTTAGGCGTAGCCATGGGAAATTCCCCTTCAGAATTAAAGAATATTGCGGATTTTGTTACGTATTCAAACCACGAAAATGGTGTTAACTATATCTTCAAAACCTTTGTTTTGCAACCTTAA
- a CDS encoding cyclopropane-fatty-acyl-phospholipid synthase family protein encodes MEKSFISKFLQGVQNSSFTVSYWDGTTEKYGSGEPKFKVFIKEKIPYKKILQDPSLAFGEAYMAGIIDCQGNLQEAVETLYKSDSPILNKKAFKLINMLCNRNRKSTSIKKSKKDIHYHYDLGNDFYGLWLDETMSYSCAYFCSPEDTLYQAQLQKIDYTLKKLQLKAGERLLDIGSGWGWLIIRAAQQYGVKAVGITLSEEQYAKTKERIKELGLESLVDVELADYRTQAANGEKFDKIVSVGMVEHVGRANLPKYMEAVNTMLRPKGVSVLHCITGLTEGPSNEWIVKYIFPGGYIPSIRELIGLLPEYNFHLLDVESLRLHYARTLEHWARNFEEHVDSVREKFGERFVRMWRLYLNSCAASFKASGLNIHQIVFTKGLNNNLAMTRHYLYQ; translated from the coding sequence ATGGAAAAAAGTTTTATAAGTAAGTTTTTACAAGGAGTACAGAATAGTTCCTTTACTGTTTCCTACTGGGATGGTACCACTGAGAAATATGGCAGTGGGGAACCTAAGTTTAAAGTTTTCATTAAAGAAAAAATTCCCTACAAAAAGATTCTACAGGATCCTTCTTTAGCTTTCGGAGAAGCTTATATGGCTGGAATTATCGACTGCCAAGGCAATTTGCAAGAGGCTGTGGAAACTCTATATAAAAGCGATAGCCCTATCTTAAATAAGAAAGCATTTAAGCTTATTAATATGCTTTGCAACAGAAATCGCAAGTCAACTTCAATCAAAAAATCTAAAAAGGATATTCATTATCATTATGACTTAGGAAACGACTTTTATGGACTTTGGCTAGATGAAACCATGAGCTATTCCTGCGCCTATTTTTGTTCCCCTGAAGATACTCTTTATCAAGCACAACTGCAAAAAATTGATTATACCCTTAAAAAGCTTCAGCTTAAAGCGGGAGAAAGGCTTTTAGACATTGGCAGCGGCTGGGGTTGGCTAATTATTCGAGCAGCTCAACAATATGGTGTGAAAGCTGTGGGGATTACATTAAGTGAGGAACAGTATGCCAAAACCAAAGAACGGATTAAAGAGCTTGGATTGGAATCATTAGTTGATGTTGAGTTAGCTGACTATCGTACTCAGGCCGCAAACGGTGAAAAATTCGATAAAATTGTCAGCGTCGGTATGGTTGAGCACGTTGGCAGAGCAAACTTACCTAAATATATGGAAGCTGTAAACACAATGTTACGTCCTAAGGGAGTCTCAGTTTTGCACTGCATTACGGGTTTAACGGAAGGGCCTTCCAATGAATGGATAGTAAAATACATCTTTCCTGGAGGCTACATACCTTCAATTCGGGAACTGATTGGGTTATTGCCAGAATACAATTTTCATCTGCTGGATGTAGAAAGTTTACGGCTCCATTATGCAAGAACTTTGGAACACTGGGCTAGAAATTTCGAAGAGCATGTTGACTCAGTCAGAGAAAAATTTGGGGAAAGGTTTGTGCGCATGTGGCGGCTATATTTAAATTCCTGTGCTGCTTCCTTTAAAGCAAGTGGTTTAAATATCCACCAAATTGTCTTCACGAAAGGGTTAAACAATAATTTAGCAATGACAAGGCATTATCTTTATCAATAA